The Chrysiogenia bacterium DNA segment ACCGGCGGCACGGTGGACGTGGCTTCGCTGACGATTCCCAACCCTTCGGGTGCCATGACCGTTACCGATGCAGCAATCGATGTGTCCTCGTCCAGCGCCAATGTGACGTTTACCACGGTAGACCTGGACGATGCCACGTACGGCATGTTCGTTTCAGGGCATACGACCGGGTTGGTCAGCCTGAACGGCGGCACCATCAACGGCACGACCATGACCGGTGTGGAAGTGCGTGACTCGACTTCCGTGCTGGTCAAGAACGTTACGATCACGGGCACGAACAGCTCCGATTACGGCGTCGTTGTGCAGTCGAGCACGGGCGATACCTCGGCCACGGTGCACAACGTTCTGACGAGCAATACCCAGTTCGAGGGCCTCTATGCGCCCGCCTTCTCGACCAATATGGTGAGCATGGATCTGCGGATCTCGAACAGCAGCTTCACCAGCACGGCTTTCGACGGAGTCTATGTCCGCGCCAACAATGCGATGTCCTCGCTGTGCCTGAATATCTCGAATCCGGGCTCCAACAACAGCGGCGGCGGCGCCGGGTTCGACGGCTATTTCCTGGAGCAGGCTGCCGGCACGTTTACCCTTGATGGCTTCTTGGGCGACGGCACGATGACAGCGCAGGTCAACGCGCACGTAACCGGCGCCAATACCGGAACGGCGGCCTCGAGCACTGCAACCACATTCACCGCTTCGATGCCCGGCACATGCGTGACGCCGGCGCCGTAGTCGCTCGGAATGTAACGATCCACATGGAACGGCCCCGCAATGCGGGGCCGTTTTCTTATTGCAATTCTTGAAAGGCTAGGGCATCGCCGCCCGGAGCGCCCGGCCCACGCTTCCGGCGATGGTATAGCCGGTGAATGTCTCGCGCACGGTGCCGTCGGGGCCGATGATGACGGTGGTGGGCAGGGCCCGCACGCCGTAGGCATCCGAGACCTCCTGCGGCCCGATCAGCACGGGGAAGTTGAGCTTCTTCTCGGCGGTGAAGGCGCGGATCTCATCGAGCGCCGAGCTGACCGCGACGGAAACGACGACGGCCTTTGCCGGGTCTACCTCGGTCGAGAGCTCGCTCAGCGACGGCAGCTCCATCTTGCACACCCCGCACCAGCTCGCCCAGAAGGTCAGCGCCACCGCGCGGCCGCGGTAATCGTCGAGGGAGTGCTTCGTGCCCTCAAGGCTGGTCAGGGCGAAGGCCGGGGCCACATCGCCCTCTTCGACCGCAGGTGCAACGCGCCCCTGGTTGTAGAACCAGAAGCCCGCCACCAGCGCGGCGAAGATCACCCAGTCCCACCGGTCGAGAAACCGGTGGATGCGCTGGCGGGTAGTGGGGGATTGCTGATCGAGTTCCATAAATTCAGAGCAACCGGAAAGGTGTCATCCTGAGCCCTTCGACTCTGCTCAGGACAGGCTCTGCGAAGGATCGGTTGGGATCGGCGCGAACCTTCGACTGCGCGATTCTTCGCTGCGCTCAGAATGACACCTCATGGCCCGATTTGAACAGCTCAATACCCCGACATGCGCTTCATCACGCGCCTCAGCAGGGTGGAGGGCAGCACGTCCGAGACGTTCTTGAGAACGGTGAACTCGCGGCTGACCGGCCAGTGGGTCTGGGGCTTGTCGCTGGTGGCGGCGCGGTAGAGCACCTCGACCACGTCGTGGGCGGTGAGCTTCACGCCCAGGTTGTCGATGATGGGCACGGGGCGGGTATTGGCGACCATGCCGGTCTTCACAAACGGCGGCATGATGTCCATGACGGTGATGTCGTGGCGCGCCCACTCGATCTCCAGGGCCTCGGTGATGGCGCGCACCGCGTGCTTGGTGGCCGAGTAGACGGCGAAATCGGGAATCCCGTAGAGGGCCGAGGCACTGCACATGCTGATCATGCGCGCGCCGGGGGTGGCCTTGAGCATGGGGAAGGCCTGGCGCGAGCATTCGAGGACGCCGCCCACGTTCACATCGACGAGCAGCTTGTTCT contains these protein-coding regions:
- a CDS encoding redoxin domain-containing protein, which encodes MELDQQSPTTRQRIHRFLDRWDWVIFAALVAGFWFYNQGRVAPAVEEGDVAPAFALTSLEGTKHSLDDYRGRAVALTFWASWCGVCKMELPSLSELSTEVDPAKAVVVSVAVSSALDEIRAFTAEKKLNFPVLIGPQEVSDAYGVRALPTTVIIGPDGTVRETFTGYTIAGSVGRALRAAMP
- a CDS encoding SDR family oxidoreductase; protein product: MNNKTIFITGAAAGIGRAAALKFAQSGWFVGAYDLDTEGLASLEREIGKERCCRKKLDVTKPAQIEAALAQFEGRTGGRMDVLFNNAGVLFTGPFEEVPAAQNKLLVDVNVGGVLECSRQAFPMLKATPGARMISMCSASALYGIPDFAVYSATKHAVRAITEALEIEWARHDITVMDIMPPFVKTGMVANTRPVPIIDNLGVKLTAHDVVEVLYRAATSDKPQTHWPVSREFTVLKNVSDVLPSTLLRRVMKRMSGY